The DNA sequence GCGTCTCCCTCACCGATGCGGCGCGCCACGGTGGCCGTCACGCCGATGGACAGTCCCATGGCCAGCGTGTACACGACGATCACCAGCGACTCGGTCAGGCCCACGGCAGCAACGGCATCCGCCCCCAGACGCGACACGAAGAAGATGTCGACCACCGCGAAGATGGACTCCATCACCATCTCCAGGACCATCGGGATGGCCAGGAGCAGGATGGCGGAGGTGAGCGGCCCCTCGGTGGGGGACGCCCCCCGGCCCCGCAACGCGTCGACGATCAATTGGAGCACACCGCCTTCCTGAGGACGCTCCGACTGCCGCCGTTCGATCTCGGTGTTCTCTACCGGCATGGGATCTCCATCAGAGCCGAAGTGGGAAACGAAAACGGCCTCCCGGGTCACCGGGAGGCCGTCCGTTTTCGCCTGGCGCGAGTGTAGGACTACCGCCACCCCGGGAGTGGTTGGGGACGCACGAAGACGCCGAGCGCCGTCATGCGACGGCGAGTCGTGTCCTGTGCGGGGATGGCGATGCTCTTCATCGATCGGTGCTCCGATGGATTCGTTGGGGAGCGCGAAGGATAGGAGCCGTCGGCAGCACCGGCAACCCCGACTTTGGTCAGGTCGGCACCCCGCGCCGCGGGCGGGGTGATGGCCCGCTCAGTGGCAGCGGCCTTCCCGATTCGGCGCAAACGGCCTCGGCCCCTCAGTTGCTCTCGTCGATGTCGACCTGGCCGGTGATCTGCCGGCTGAGGAGCGACCAGCTGAGGCCCACGCCGAGCAGCAGCGAGATCACTCCCAGCGCCAGGTGCGTGACGGCGGGCGCTCCCTCGGTCGAGAGCACTCCCCACTCCACCAGCAGCCAGACCAACCCGATCCCCAGCGCCACCACCAGGATGGCCCCCTTGATGCCCAGAGAGCGCCGCGTAGCCTGCACGAAGACCGCCCAAGCGATCAGTATGAGCACCCCGCTCAGAAACATGAGGGCGCTGGGATAGCCCTCCGGCAGGGGGCTCTGGAAGAGGGGCGCCACGGCCCAGTGGTAGAACGAGACCCCCTCGGGGTTGTAGGTCAGGTGCACCAAGGCAGCGGCGGCGATCAGCCGCAGCAAGATTCCCGTCCAGTTCACGCCACCCTCCGCCATTCCGAAACTCCCTCCCGACCTGTGCGCGGGACCCTTTCTCCGACGACCACTCACTGCGCTCCGGGCCCAGCCACGCAGTGCCGCCGCGGACGATCCGTTCACGACAATAGCGCGCCGCGGCCGGTTTGTCGCGGTACGGACGCCGCCTACTTCTCCAGCCTGAACGCCACCGAGTAGGGCCGCGTCCTGGCCCGCTCGAGCTCGCGCGCCGACCGGGCCAGCGCATACCGGTCAGGAGTGAGACGCGGCTCCTCGAAGTGCGTGACCACGAAGCCCGCGGTGCGGAACGCCTTCCAATAGTCCGACAGGGGTCGATGGAACCAGATGAAGTCCGACGTGAAGTGCCCCCAGGGTGGCTCCACGACCTTGTGGGGTTCGAAGTAGGGTTGCGCCCAGACGTATGCGACGCGCCCCTCGGGATCCTCGGTGCGCATCCCCTGGGGAAAGCAGGGATGCGAAAAGACGAGAACCGCCGCGCCACCCGGCCGGAGGACGCGGTAGAAAGCCCCCAGCGTGTCGCGAAGGGCCGGCACGTCCATCAAGACGTAGTTGGAGACCACCCGATCGAACCGCTCGTCGTCCAGGGTGTCGAGCGCGGTCACCGAGTCGACACGAACGTCGAGTTCGGGAGCCGACGACTTGGCGATCTCGATCATCCTCTCGGACACGTCGACGCCCACCACCCGAGCCCCTCGGCGAGCCAACTCCCGGGTGAGGTAGCCGGTGCCGCATCCCGCATCGAGGACATCGAGTCCGCTCACGTCTCCCACGAGCTCCCAGAGCACCGGATCCGAGTTGAGTCGCCGGTTCTGATCGCCGTCGTGCCCCACCTGGATCTGCCAATCCGCCGCGATCCGGTTCCAGAACGCCCGCACTTCCTCGAGCTCGTCGCCCATCATCCCTCCCTCGCCAACGCGAACAACTCCACGGGTTGGTCCTTTCCCCGCAGCACCTGCTCCCCCAGCGACCGGAACTCCACGCCTTCCACCCCCGCGAGCCGGGAGGCCAGGGCATCGCCCACCAACACGTCCACTCCCCGCGCTCCGCATTGTCCCTGAATCCGTGCCGTCTGGTTCAGCACGTCGCCCGTGAAGACGATCTCCTTCTTGAGGGCCCCGATCTCACCGGTGGTCACGGGTCCCGTCTGCAGCCCGGCCTTGAACTCCGGAGCGACACCGAAGCGGGCCTGGAACCAGCCGGCTCGCCGTCCCAGATCGCGTTGCATCTGGAGCACGCAACGGATGCAGTTGCCGTCCCGCACTCCGATCGCCTCGGGCCAGGAGACCACGACCTCGTCGCCGATGTACTGGTACACCTGTCCGCCAGTCTGTACGATCGCTTCGGCCAACGCCTGGTAGTAGGCCCGCAGCAGGTCGAAGTAGCGCGCGTGCCCGAGTCGCTCCGCGATCTGCGTCGACGACTTCATGTCGGAGAACAGAAAGACGCGGCGCTCCTCCTTGGGCGTGTGGTAGCGCCCAGTGAGGAAGTTGGTCAGCACGTGCGGTCCGAGGTGCTCGCTGATCTCCGCATAGAAGAGCGAGGCCACCAGGGACGCGGTCAGCTGCACGCCCGTCCCGAGGCTGGTCTTGCTGATGGCAAAGGCCTTGAATCGTTCCCATACGCGGGGATCCGTCAGACCGGTCTGCATCTCCATCGCAGCCGCGATGGGAAACGTCACGCCGATGACCGCCGCCAGGAACACGCCGTAGAACGCGGTCTTTCCGATCAGCTTCACGCCCAGGCTCCGCTCGGTGAAGCGACGATTCAGAAAGAGCAGCTCCATCGCACCGACCAGCAGGCCGACGGACGCGACGGCCAGGGACGCGAAGACGTAGATGGCCGGAGTCAACTGGATGGCCGTGTCCGGAACGTCGGAGAAGCTGCCGGTCGCGGCATAGTCCGAGATCAGAAACACCTGCGCCAGCAGGAGCCAGATCACCCCGAACGGTACGATGCGGAGCAGCGTGCGCTGCGTCGTGGGGGAGAGTCGTGACCACATGCGACGACGTGCGGTCCCTCAGGTGTCGGCGGTCACGTCGCACCGCCTTCCACCCCGTGCGACATGCCCCACACGAATCGCCACCGTCCGTCCTCGTCCCTGCGGGACACGAGGGTGACGCGCTGACGTTGCGTCAGTGGCGCTCCGCCCGCTCGGGGGTGAAGCACCTGAACGTCCCATCCTCGCTCGACCGCCAGATCCCCCTGCACGGCGCGCGCCTCGCAGTCGAACGTGGGCTCCACGGCGAACCGCTCGAACGCGGCGTCCAAGGCCGAACGCAGGGCTTCCCGTCCGCGAACCGGCGGTC is a window from the Gemmatimonadota bacterium genome containing:
- a CDS encoding methyltransferase domain-containing protein; the protein is MMGDELEEVRAFWNRIAADWQIQVGHDGDQNRRLNSDPVLWELVGDVSGLDVLDAGCGTGYLTRELARRGARVVGVDVSERMIEIAKSSAPELDVRVDSVTALDTLDDERFDRVVSNYVLMDVPALRDTLGAFYRVLRPGGAAVLVFSHPCFPQGMRTEDPEGRVAYVWAQPYFEPHKVVEPPWGHFTSDFIWFHRPLSDYWKAFRTAGFVVTHFEEPRLTPDRYALARSARELERARTRPYSVAFRLEK
- a CDS encoding adenylate/guanylate cyclase domain-containing protein, coding for MWSRLSPTTQRTLLRIVPFGVIWLLLAQVFLISDYAATGSFSDVPDTAIQLTPAIYVFASLAVASVGLLVGAMELLFLNRRFTERSLGVKLIGKTAFYGVFLAAVIGVTFPIAAAMEMQTGLTDPRVWERFKAFAISKTSLGTGVQLTASLVASLFYAEISEHLGPHVLTNFLTGRYHTPKEERRVFLFSDMKSSTQIAERLGHARYFDLLRAYYQALAEAIVQTGGQVYQYIGDEVVVSWPEAIGVRDGNCIRCVLQMQRDLGRRAGWFQARFGVAPEFKAGLQTGPVTTGEIGALKKEIVFTGDVLNQTARIQGQCGARGVDVLVGDALASRLAGVEGVEFRSLGEQVLRGKDQPVELFALAREG
- a CDS encoding DUF6524 family protein, which produces MNWTGILLRLIAAAALVHLTYNPEGVSFYHWAVAPLFQSPLPEGYPSALMFLSGVLILIAWAVFVQATRRSLGIKGAILVVALGIGLVWLLVEWGVLSTEGAPAVTHLALGVISLLLGVGLSWSLLSRQITGQVDIDESN